The genome window TACGGCATCTCGCGCACCGTGGTGCGGCAGGCTCTTGCCCAGCTCGAGCACGAAGGACTCGTCGAGCGGGTCAAGGGCAAGGGCACGTTCGTCTCGCGTCCGCGCACGAGCGAGAGCCTCGTGCACACGTTGATCGGCCTCTACGACGACGTCGAGCGGCGCGGCGGCCACGTGCACAGCGACGTGCTGCGCCATGAGCTGACCGTCGCCGACGACGAGATCGCGGCGGCCCTCGAGGTCGAAGTCGGAGCCCCCGTCGTGGTGCTCGACCGTCTCCGCCATGTCGACGGAGAACCCTGGTCGCTCTCGACGACCTGGATGCCGGATGCCGTCGGCACCGTCACCCTCGACGTCGATCTGTCCGAGGCGTCTCTCTATCGCGTGCTCGCCGACAACGGCATCGTGGCGACGAGCGGTGTGCGATCCGCTGAGGCGACGGTCGCGACGCACGAGCAGGCCCAGCATCTCGGCGTCAGCGCCGGGTCGGCGCTTCTGCGTCTGCGCAGCGTCAGTCGCTCCGCCGACGGCATCCCGATCGAGTACTTCGTCGCGCACCACCGCGGCGATCGCTCGCGTTTCGAGTTCCAGCTGCAGCAGGAGCAGTCGCAGGCATCGCTGCTGCACGTCGACGGCGAGGGAAGCACCTCGCGCGCCGGCACCGTGCGGTAGGCGAGCGAGCTGAGCGACTGAACTCAGCCGAGCGCCTGGGCCGCTAGCCTGAAGGCGGAGCATGCGTCGCATCGGGCGACGTGAGCAGGGGGGCAACACCATGGTCGACGACGCGCACTCGAACGGTTCGGATCCGGATGCTGTCATCCCGCCGCCTCCGGCCGCACCCCCCGGCGACCTGGCGTCCTCCGTTCCGCTGGCGCCGCCCCTGAGCGGACCGCCGGCCCCTTCCGCTCCGCAGCCGCCGGCACCCGGTGGCGCGTACGGACCGCCCGCACCGCCCCTGCCGCCTTACGCTGCGGCTCCGCAGGCCGGACAGTACCCGGCCGGACAGTACCCGGCCGGACAGTACGCGGCCGGGCCGTATCCGGCGCAGCATCCGGCAGGACAGCACCCGACAGGGCAGCCGAGCCCGTACCCGCAGTACCCCGCTCAGCCAGGGCAATACGCGACAGGGCAGCAGCCGTCGGCCCCCTACGGTTCCGAGTACCCCTACCCCGCCGCGGCTCCGAGCCGCCCGTCGCGCTCCGGCAGGACCCTCGGCATCGTCATCGCGTCCGTCGTGGCGTTCGTGTTGATCGTCGTCGTCGGCATCGGGGTCGTGGTGGGCCTGGTGGTGAGCTCGCGTCCCGACCCGATCGCCGCTCCGCTCCCTTCTGTGACGGCCGCTCCCAGCGCGCCCTCCGACGACTCGACGGATGACGAGCCGCCGTCCGACGACGCCGGTGGCGCCGATGCATCCGGCATCGCCGACGTGCTGCAGTCCAAGATCGACGAGTACAAGCAGCTCCGCGACAGCGGGGCTCTGTGGGAGAAGATCCCCGACAGCGAGTTCAACCGCACCGCCGTGTCGGCGTTC of Microbacterium sp. LWH13-1.2 contains these proteins:
- a CDS encoding GntR family transcriptional regulator, whose product is MNDSIDRHSAAPMYDQLRQLIVEGIARDGLQPGDPLPGEHRLCERYGISRTVVRQALAQLEHEGLVERVKGKGTFVSRPRTSESLVHTLIGLYDDVERRGGHVHSDVLRHELTVADDEIAAALEVEVGAPVVVLDRLRHVDGEPWSLSTTWMPDAVGTVTLDVDLSEASLYRVLADNGIVATSGVRSAEATVATHEQAQHLGVSAGSALLRLRSVSRSADGIPIEYFVAHHRGDRSRFEFQLQQEQSQASLLHVDGEGSTSRAGTVR